The sequence GCATAGTCATGATGATCCTCCAGAGGGATGCGAAGCGCCTACTCGCCTACTCCACGGTCTCTCAAATGGGCTACGTGCTCCTCGGGATAGCCACCTTCAACTTCACAGGGGCAGCCTACTACGCCCTGGCACATTCTCTGGCCAAAGGGGGCCTCTTCCTGAGCGTTGGGAGCCTTGGAACGAAGTCGAGAAGACTCGGAGAGTTTGGGTATAGGAACGCCCCGTTCATGGCATTCTCCGTGCTGATGCTCAGCCTCGCCATAGGCGGGGTCTCGCCCTTTATAGGCTCCTACGCGAAGGGGCTGCTCTCATATGGCCTTCCGGGGAGGTGGTACTGGGTCGTCCCCATTGGAACCCTCGGGACTATTACGGCGTTCACAGGGCTGAACTACCACATGCTGAGGGCAGAAAGCCCGGAGATTAAGCACTCCTGGAGGCTCTCGGCCTTAGCGCTCGCGCTCCTTACCCTGGGGGCGGGCATATACCTCGGTGCGGGGTTCAGGCCGGCTGATTTCATCTACATTGCCGCCGCGCTGCTCGGGTTCTTTGTACTGAGGGCGCTGGGCATATTCGGGAAAGAAACGGGAATAAAAATGAAGGCCGATGAGGAGATAAACGTCCTGGCGGCGGTCTTTGTGACCTTCATGCTGGCGGTGCTGTTACTCCAGTGGTCTTAGGATAACCTCCCTCACAACGTCCAGCTCTTCGAGCTCCCTCCTCAGCTCCTCCAGGGTGCCGCTCATCCCGCTTACGTCTATGACCGCAACTATTCCTGCCAGTTCTATCCCCTCAAGCTCTTCGGCCTCGCTGAAGAGTATGTTCGCCCCGTGCTTCCCGAAAAGCCCGCTTATCTTGGCGAGGACGCCGGGCTTGTCCTCCACTATGAGCTCCACCTCCACGAGCCTCTTTCCGGGGAGGGCTATGCGCTCCATGTGAACCTCGTTGAGGTCGGTGTCTATCTCCAGAAGGAAGTACGCTCCCTCCACGATTCCCAGCTCGTACGCATAACCGGGTGGCAGCTCGACCTTGCCGTTCTCCTTTATCCTGACTATCTCATAGTGCCTCATACTTAGAGCTATCTCCCCACACAATAAAAGCCTTGCCGGGCGGAAGAATTATTAACCCACCGCCGTAATGAACCAGCATGGAAATCATAGGGTACGTCTTCGTGATCATAGCCTTCGCAAGGCTCTTGGCTGAAGGCTTTGAGAGGCTGGGCTATCCCGGGTTTCTTGGCGAGATAACGGCAGGAATGATACTCAGCGCCATCCTACTGGAGATGCCGAGGGATCAGATGCTCCTCATGGCCGAGCTCGGCCTGTTCTTCCTCATGATCTCGGCAGGCCTTGAGGTGACCCCCGAGGAGCTCCACTACGCCGGGAAGAAGACCCTGCCTCTCTACGTGGTCACGTATCTGGTCATGCTGCTTGTGACCCTGCCCTTCACCGGATGGAAGCTCAACTCCGACGCCCTCATCGTTGCCGCAATAATTTCAACTGCGTCAGCCCCCATAGTCCTGAGACTCAAGAGGTTCTTTGGGGAGGACTTCATCCACGTCGCCCTCTCCTACGCGGTTATAAGCGAGATAATGAGCCTATTCATAGTATACGTGATGGTAAGGATACACGAAACTCCCGGAGACTACATGCCCGTCGTCGAGAGCATACTGAAGGATGCGGTCTTCATAGGCGTCCTCATGTACATCAACTACATAATAGGAATAAAGCACAAGGTCATGATAATACGCTTCCTCCGCAGGCTCAAGAGCGATGAGGCGGTTTTCGGCCTCTTCATGGTGCTTTCAACGTCTCTGGCATTCATCAGCGATGAGATAGGTCTCCACTTCAGTATAGGCGGGTTCATGGCTGGCCTCATGATGCACAGTGACCTGGTCGGAACGAAGCAGTACGACAGGCTCACAACCATCGTCAGCGGCGTTACCTACGGCATCTTCGCCCCGATATTCTTTGCATGGCGCGGCCTTAACTTCGAGACCGAGCTGTCTTTCGTGGTCATAGAGTTCTTCGTCCTCGTGTACGCGGTGAGGCTGCTCCTTTCCTCGGCCCTCGTGAGGCACAGGGATGTTTCAACGTCAATAGTAAGGGGGGCAGGAATAGCCAGCTTCGGCGTTCTTGGCCTGCTCGTCGGTGAAATAGGCTTCGTTTCGGGTGTTCTGAGCCAGCATATGTACGCAATGGCATCCCTCGCCAGCGTCCTTGGAATCTTCACCTCGGCCACTCTGGGAAGGGCGGTCAGCAATTACCAATCGAAATCCTCCGAAAGCGCAGCTTGAGGCGAATTTGGGGATGTGGGCGGCTATTCAACCCCAAGAACACCCGTGCTTCCCCCTTTCCAATATAGCGAAACGTTTTTAAGCCCGGCTCTAATTAGCGAGTAGGCACACCTTTACTTTAGCCTGTAATCGTCTAACGTGTGAGAAAAGAAAGGAGGAAGCTGAGATGAGCTGGACAACCCCCAAGAGAGCTTTTATCGGTGCCGCCGCCGCGGAGGGAGGGACCAAGCTCAACGCCTTTGACAACGCACTCCTCAAGCTTGGGATAGGAAACGTAAATCTCGTCAAGCTGAGCAGCGTGATCCCAGCCCACATAGAGTGGATCGATGAGGTTCACGACGTCCCGATAGGGATGCTCCTTCCGACGGTGTATGCCCACATCGAGAGCGACGAGCCGGGCATGACCATCAGCGCCGCCCTGGGGATAGGCATCAGCGAGGGCAACGAGGGAGGCCTCATCTACGAGTACTCCGGCTACTGCACCAAGGAAGAGGCTGAGGAGATGGTCAGGAAGATGGTCGAAGAGGGGTTCAGGCAGAGGGGCTGGAAGCTGGCCGAGTTCAAGGTCGCAAGCGCGAGCATAACCGTTAAGGACAAGCCGGCTGCTGCAATAGCCGCGGTCGTGATGTTCCCCTACTGAGGTCCACCAATCCTTTTTATATCCCTCAGAACGAACCCTTTCCCCCTCTTCTCAAAGAGAACGTTGTATCTGGCCGTCCCAGAAACCGCCCAGACCTGGACGAACTCAGCCCCATCGATCAGGTACTCGTTCGTCCACAGAACCTCAAGCCCGATGCCCCCAAGGAACTCCACTGGGGATGCTCTAAGGACGAGCCTGAAGCGTGAATCGCCGAACGTTCTCTCGAAGAAGTTCATAATCTCCAGGAAGGCCACATACGGGTTGGTATCCTCAACGGGATACATGAATTTGACAGAATCCCCATCGCTAAACGCCAGCGGATGCCTGCTCCCGTTGAAGGTTATAAGGGAAAGCTCAACGTGTGGTTCATCCCCGGAAAACCTTATTTCTCCCACAACATGTGGGACGCCGTACCGCATTTCTTTGTGTATCTCCGACACAGAGTCCTCAAGGAACTCCAGGAGCTCCTTATGGACTTTCTTCCACCACATCGTCACAAATTCTTAGTACATAACTTACTTATAAAAGTATTCCCGGTGCCCTTAAACCCCAAGGTTTAAAACCCCTCATCCTACCTAAGGACGGTGAGACTCATGGGATTCAACGAAAAGGAGAGAGCCTTCATAGAGTGGTACCCTCGCGGTTACGGTGTCGGCTTTAAGGTCAAGGAGAGGCTGTTTGAGACCCAGACAAAGTATCAGAGGCTTGAGCTGTACGAAACCGAGGGGTTCGGTAAGCTCCTCGTTCTCGACGGTACGGTTCAGCTCGTGGAGGTCGGCGAGGAGAGCTATCATGAACCGCTGGTTCATCCGGTCATGCTCGCACATCCGAACCCGCGGAGGGTTCTCATCATCGGTGGCGGTGACGGCGGGACACTCAGGGAGGTTCTGAGGCACGAGACCGTTGAGAAAGCCACGATGGTCGAGATAGACGACGGCGTGGTTGAAGCCTCATACCTCTACCTCGATGTCGCCAAAGACCTGCTCGATAGGCTCATAAAGAACGAGGAGCAGAGGGCCGAGCTCATAATTGGGGACGGTGTGAGATACCTCCGGGAGACGGAGGAACGCTTTGACGTAATCATAGTCGACTCCACAGATCCCGTTGGCCCGGCGAAGCTCCTCTTCAGCGAGGAGTTTTACCGGGAGGCCTACGAGAGGCTGAACGATCCGGGAATCTACATCACCCAGGCCGGGAGCGTCTACCTCTTCACGAACGAGCTCCTCGATGCCTATAAGGCCATGAAGAGGGTCTTTGACCGGGTTTACTACTTCAGCTTCCCGGTGATCGGCTACGCATCCCCCTGGAGCTTCCTCGTCGGAGTTAAGGGGGACGTTGACTTCACAAGGATAGACCTGGAGCGGGCGAAAAAACTGGAGCTGTACTACTACGACCCGGAGAGGCATGAGACGCTCTTCCAGATGCCGAAATACGTCAGGGACCTCCTTGAAGGAACCCAGTAACGTCCTCCCCCTTTTCCCTCTCCTTTCCCCGGGCATAGAAAAGGCTTATGAGGATTCACTCCCAAGGGCGATAGGGATACTCATGAGGATAGAGGAGCTAACATGGCCCGAATTCGAGGGCATCAAGGAGCGTGTTGACACAGTTATGATTCCAGTGGGGAGTGTTGAAGCCCACGGAAGGCATTTGCCCCTTGGAACCGATGTCTTTGCCCCTGTCGAGATAGCAAAGCGGGTTGAGGAGAGACTCCACCGGCTGGGGGTTGAAGTTCTCATAGCGCCACCGATATGGTACGGGCATACCTTCGTTCTCGATGTATATCCTGGAACCATAAACGTGGCCGCCGAGGCACTCAAGGCTTACGTTCGCGAGATAATGAAAGAGTTCGCCGCCGAAGGGTTCAGGAGGATCGTTCTTCTCAACGGGCACGGTGGGAACTACTCGCCGCTGGTTCTCGCGGCAGAGGAAGTTGCCGGAGAGTTCCCTGAGACCGAGGTCTGGCTCATAAACTGGTGGCTGGACTTCCGCGAGGACATACTGAGCATATGCTCCAGCCAGGGACATGCCGGCCAGGACGAGACGTCTGTGATGCTGGCAATAAGGCCGGAGCTCGTGAAGATGGAGAACGCCCAGGGAGAAAAGAGAAGTTCAAAGGTGAGGGTAATCAAAAAGGACATAGGACGGGAACTGTTCCCCGACGGTGTGAACGACGACCCCTCCCTGGCGACGGCGGAGAAGGGGGAGGCGATCCTGAGCGTCGTTAGTGAAAAGATAGCCCGTCTTATAGCGGGGGATACGTGATGGGACGGGAAGAGGTTCTTGAGGAGATCGATAGGCGTATAAAGCGTCTGCGGGCCGAGATGGAGCTGGCGGAGGAAAGGCTCCGATACCTTGACCAGATAGGTGCCCCCTCCAAATACAGGGCACTCCAGAGAAAGGACTACTCGGTTTACTACCTTCTCCTGATGGCAGTCTGGGTTCTCCTCGGATTCCTCGCGCTCATGGCCATCAGCCACCGCCTCCCCTACGGGTTCAACTTCCCCCTTCTCCCGTATCTCCTCATAGTGCTCGTTGTGATCGTCCTTCCACTGGCCTACTACTACCTCAGCAGGAGGGAGGAACCAAAGACACCCATGGACGAGCTCGAGGAGCGGGAAAGACTCGCAAGACTTGTGCTTTCCCTCTTCTACCAGCCCCTGCGCGAGGCCGTTGAAAAAGACGACAGAAAGGCCATGGAGAATCTCGCCGAGGAGCTCCTCAACAACCCCCTACTTGCGGAGGCCGTGGAAAAAACAAAGGAGGGAGACCCGAAGGTCATGGCCTACGCCCTGTACCTGTACGCCACATACCGCCCGGAAATGGAGGAAGACGTGAGGGAAACGCTGTCGATTCTCGGCAACAGGCCCCTGAGGGCCCTCCTGTCCACCCTTGTGGAGGGCTAAGGTTATAACCCCTCCCGTCCTTCTCTATCCGGTGAGACGGTTGAGGTTGGAAGTTCTGAGTAAAGATGACATGAACGCCCTTTCGAGGGAACTTAGCAGGGCGGGGATAATGAACAGAACCCGTGAGGAGGTAACTCCCCAGATCTCCCACTACGTCGTTGTGGAGGGCACCTACGCAGAGCTCGTCGAAAATGCCCAGGGGATAGGGCCCCTGCAGGAGAGCCTCGATGAGCTGAAGTTCGCGTTTGAGGAGATAATTGGGAACTGGGAGCCCGGTCAAGAGAAAGCCCTCGACGGACTGTTTGACGAGTCGGATTTGGGGAGGCTTCTCGTACTCACGGCACTGATAGAGAGCGGCGCGGTGGTTGAAGAGGACGGAAAGCTGGTGCTCGTGAAAAAACCAGCCCTGGGGTCCCTGCGGGTGGAGCTCCGCTTCCCTATAGACGAGGTCGAGGAGTACCTTGAGGAGTTTGAGAAGCGCTTTGAAACGGGAATGATAACCGAGTACACGATGGAGAAGAGGTACTTCGTCGAGGTGATGGAGGTCGACAGGGAGCTGGTCGAGGCGGCCCTTGAGATAGCCGGGGAGTACGCCACTGAGGAGAGCATAGTCGAGGCGATGTTCGACGGCATAGCCCGCTCCGTTTTGGCGGACGTAATCCTGGAGCTGGCGAAGAAACACAGGAAGAAGAACGACCTCATAGACGCCCTGCTTGAGAGGGAGCCCATAGTCGTCGAGGGCGAGCACGAAAGGCTCAACATATACTTCGATGAGGAAGCCATAGAGGACTTCCTCAAGGAGCTCCAAACACTGGGCTACCTGAAGGTTAAGGGCAACAGGATATGGGTTTGATTCTTCTTTCCAGCATTTCCCCTCCGTAAAATTTTAAAAGGGCTTTTCTCACCTAACGCCGGAGGTGGTGGCAGTGGCGGAGCTGAGGGCGGTTATATTCTATGACCGCGACGGCACCCGCTACTACCGCTGCCCGCGCTGTGGTATGCTCTTCAGGAACTCCAAGGACTACACGAGGCACGTGAACAAGTCCCACGGCCATCTCTTCAAGAAGTGACTCTTCCTTTTTCTTCGGGATGAGGAGAACGGCCAGGTCTGAAAAAGTGATGAGCGGTTTCGGGCTTGCCGACCGTTACTCCCTGAGGATTATCTCCTTCGTGAGCTTGACGATGAAGGTCTTCCCGACTTTCTCCCTCTCGACGAGCTGCTTCTTTTCGAGCTCCTGAATGATCCTGCTTATAGTCGGTCTGGAGTAGCCCGTGAGTTCCGGCAACTCCTCCTGCTTGATAACGCCCCCCTTCTCAAGGATTGCCTTGACCACTATGCGCTCCTTCTCGGTCAGCACCTCGATGGGGACCCTGTTGGCCGCCCAGCGCTTCTTTGCATAGTACAGGGAGACCGGAATCGCAACGGCGAGCGAAAGTATCACCGCAGCTATTATCAGCACCCAGTTGGTCTCCTTGGGCTGCTCCGGAAGCCTTATCTCCAGGTTCTCCTTGACCCAGTAGGTCTGATAGCCCATCTCCTCTATCTTCTTCTGGACGTCCTTGGACATGCCTGCACCCATCAGCTCCACGAGCTCCGGGTTGAGCTTCTTTATCGCGTTGGCCGTCGAATCCGAGAGGGCATCCTCCTGGGTTAGGAGGAGCGGGTAGCCGTATATCATCGCCCACCTCGCCGCCGCCAGTGCCGAACCGTAGTCGCTGGAGCTGGCGACGACGACTATGTCGGCCCCGTTAGGATAAAAGTGAAGCGCCAGCTTTGCGGCGGTCTCCGTCCTAACCGCGCCCCCTATCCTCTCGACGATGAAGCCCATGTTCAGCAGCTCGTCCTGGACGTTGTCGCTGACGGCCTGGGAGTCGCCTATTATGAGCACGTGGTTCCATCCGAACTGAGCGTAGCTCTGGAGCTGGACTATGGTGCCCGGATCAAGCTCTTTTGGGTTAACTGGGAGAATAGGAACGTCGAGCATCTTCGCGTAGGGGAGTGCGACGATGTAGTCAATCATGTCGTCGTTTCGGACTATTATTAAATCGTATTCGGGCTTCTCACCTCCGCCCTGCTGGGCGGAGGAGAAGGGAAGGATGAAAGATGAGAATACCAGCAGGATGAGCGCCAACGCCAAGGCCCTTTTAATCATTCCATCACCTGAAAAAAGGGTAGGGGAAGCTCCTTAAAAGGTTTTTCAAAGCTCCAGGGTTTCCCCGGGTTTGAGGATTACCACCTCTGCCTTATCCCCAACCAGCTTTCTGAACTCCTCGGGGTCGGCTGCTATCGGGGGCCAGGTGTTGTAGTGCATCGGCACGACCTTCCTTGGCTTGAGGAACTCAACGGCCTTTGCCGCCTCCCTGACACCCATCGTGAAGTGGCCGCCTATCGGGAGCAGGGCAACGTCTATCGGCCCGTAAAGCTCGGCGAAGAGCTCCATGTCCCTGAAGACGTAGGTATCGCCGGCGTGGTAGATCCTGACGCCGTCGAGCTCGACGATGTAGCCGCAGGCGCTTCCTATGCTGTACTTACCGTCGCTGCTGGAGTGCCAGGCCGGAACTTGGACGATCTTAACCCCGTCAACCTCCGTCGGACCGTAGTTCATGCCGATGGTGGTTATGCCGCCCTCGCTCTCAACGAGGTAGTTGGCTATGTCGTACATGGCGACTATCTTTGCCCCGGTTCTCCTGGCTATCGCGGCCGCATCGCCGACGTGGTCTCCGTGGGCGTGGGTTATGAGGATCAGGTCTGCCTCAAGCTCCTCGGGCTTGGCAGCGGCCGCCGGGTTTCCTGTCAGGAACGGGTCTATCAGGATCTTCCTGCTACCCTCGATCAGAAAGGCAGCGTGGCCCAGAAACTTCACCTTCACCATGATACCACCCCGACGGATATAATAACCAGAACTTACTTAAGTCTTTCGACGGCACAAAATATGCACAGTGGTGTCCTTTTTAGCCCATCAGAGCTTTACTTTTCCCCGTCCGTGCTCATATTTGCCTCGCTGTCCTTTTTAGGAAAGCTTATATAGAATCCCACAGACTTTAGGCCGGTGATGTGATGACGTTTGATTACTTCTTCAAGCCAAAGGGTATAGCTGTTATTGGAGCATCCAACGACCCGCTCAAACTTGGCTACGAGGTCTTCAAGAACCTTAAGGATTACAAAGACGGTAAGGTTTACCCCGTGAACGTCAAGGACGAGGTCGTTCAGGGAGTCAGGGCGTATAAGAACGTAAAGGACATCCCGGACGAGGTTGACCTGGCAGTTGTCGTCGTTCCCAAGCGCTTTGTCAAGCAGACGGTAATCGACTGCGGCGAGAAGGGCATCAAGGGAATAATCCTCATAACGGCCGGCTTCGGTGAGGTCGGAGAGGAGGGCAAGAGAGAAGAGCGCGAGCTCGTTGAGATAGCCCACAGATACGGCATGCGCATAGTCGGCCCCAACTGCGTCGGTATAATGAACACCCACAACTCCATGAACGCGACCTTCGTGACCAACGCGAAGAAGGGGGACATAGCCTTCATAAGCCAGAGTGGCGCCCTTGGAGCGGGCATAGTATACAAGACGGTCAAGGAGGGAATAGGCTTCTCCAAGTTCGTCAGCATAGGCAACATGGCCGATGTGGACTTCGCCGAGTTCATGGAGTACCTCGCCGATACGGAGGAGGACAAGGCAATCGCGCTCTACATCGAGGGCCTGCAGAACGGAAGGGCCTTCATGGAGATAGCCAAGCGCGTCACCAAGAAGAAGCCGGTCATAGTTCTCAAGGCAGGCAAGAGCGAGAGCGGGGCCAGAGCCGCTTCGAGCCACACGGGTTCTCTCGCCGGTTCTTACAGGATATACGAGGCGGCCTTCAAGCAGAGCGGCGTCATAGTCGCCGATACGATAGACGATATGCTCAGCATGGCCCGCGCCTTCACCCAGCCACTGCCGAAGGGCAAGCGCGTCGCCATAATGACCAACGCAGGCGGGCCGGGAGTCCTCACCGCGGACGAGATAGACAAGCGCGGACTAAAGCTCGCCGACCTTGAGAAAGAGACAATTGAGGCTCTCAGGTCGTTCCTTCCACCGATGGCCGCCGTGAAGAACCCGGTCGACATGATCGCAAGCGCCCGCGGGGAGGACTACTACAAAACGGCAAAGCTCCTCCTTGAGGACCCCAACGTTGACATGCTCATAAGCATATGCGTCGTTCCGACCTTCGCGGGCATGACGCCAACTGAGCACGCGGAGGGCGTTGTGAGGGCTGTTAAAGAGGTCAACAACAGCAAGCCGGTTCTCGGCCTGTTCATGGCAGGCTACGTGAGCGAGCCCGCGAAGGAGGTCCTTGAGAAGGCAGGCATTCCAAGCTACGAGAGGCCGGAGGACGTCGCCGCTGCAGCCTACGCCCTCGTCGAGTTTTCAAAGGCTAGGGGAGTATTGGAGGAAGAGGAATGAGGTGATTTTGGATGGCGAAGGTTACCGACATGGTTTTATGGGACAAGCCGGGGGAGAAGGTTCTCCTGCTCGGCAACCAGGCGATAGCGAGGGGTGCGCTTGAGGCAAACATAGCTGTCTACGCCGCCTATCCGGGAACCCCGAGCTCGGAGCTGACCGACACAATGGCCATCGTCGCCAAGAAGGCCGGTGTCTACATGGAGTACTCCACCAACGAGAAGGTCGCCTTCGAGACGGCCCTGGCCGCTGCCTGGAGCGGCCTTAGGGCAATGACGGCGATGAAGCACGTCGGTCTCAACGTCGCGGCAGACACCTTCCTCAGCTCCGTCGGGATGGGGGTGGAAGGCGGATTCGTCATAATGGTCGCAGACGACCCGAGCATGTGGAGCAGCCAGAACGAGCAGGACACGAGGGTCTACGCGAAGTTCGCCAACGTCCCGGTTCTTGAGCCGAGCTCTCCCCACGAGGCAAAGGAGATAACGAAGTACGCCTTTGAGCTCAGCGAGAAGTTCAAGCACTTCGTTATTCTCAGAACTACCACCAGAACCTCCCACGCGAGGGGTGACGTTGTCCTCGGCGAGCTGCCGGAGGAGATAAAGGCCGGAAAGAGAAAGTTCGGGAAGTTCAAAAAAGACCCGAACAGGTTCGTCGACGTTCCATCAAACGCGAGGCGCTTCCACCCCATAATCCTGGAGAAGATCGAGAAGATCCGGGAAGAGTTCAACGACATGCCCTTTAACTGGATAGAGGGAGACGAGAACGCCAAGGTCGGCATTATAGCCCCGGGACTGAGCTATGCGTACGTGAAGGAAGCCCTCCACTGGCTCGGCGTCGAAAACGTGAAGATCCTCAAGCTCGGAACTCCGTTCCCGGTCCCCTACGGTCTTCTTGAAAAGTTCATGGACGGCCTTGAGAAGGTTCTCATAGTTGAAGAGCTCGAACCCGTCGTCGAGGAGCAGGTCAAGACCTGGGCCTACGACAAAGGCCTGAGGATACCGATACACGGCAAAGACCTTGTGCCCAGGGTCTACGAGATGACGACCAGGAGGGCCGTTACAGCTATAGCCAAGTTCCTCGGCATTGAGATGCCACTCAACTACGAGGAGCTCGACGCCAAGTACAGC is a genomic window of Thermococcus sp. containing:
- a CDS encoding ACT domain-containing protein, whose protein sequence is MRHYEIVRIKENGKVELPPGYAYELGIVEGAYFLLEIDTDLNEVHMERIALPGKRLVEVELIVEDKPGVLAKISGLFGKHGANILFSEAEELEGIELAGIVAVIDVSGMSGTLEELRRELEELDVVREVILRPLE
- a CDS encoding cation:proton antiporter, which gives rise to MEIIGYVFVIIAFARLLAEGFERLGYPGFLGEITAGMILSAILLEMPRDQMLLMAELGLFFLMISAGLEVTPEELHYAGKKTLPLYVVTYLVMLLVTLPFTGWKLNSDALIVAAIISTASAPIVLRLKRFFGEDFIHVALSYAVISEIMSLFIVYVMVRIHETPGDYMPVVESILKDAVFIGVLMYINYIIGIKHKVMIIRFLRRLKSDEAVFGLFMVLSTSLAFISDEIGLHFSIGGFMAGLMMHSDLVGTKQYDRLTTIVSGVTYGIFAPIFFAWRGLNFETELSFVVIEFFVLVYAVRLLLSSALVRHRDVSTSIVRGAGIASFGVLGLLVGEIGFVSGVLSQHMYAMASLASVLGIFTSATLGRAVSNYQSKSSESAA
- a CDS encoding pyruvoyl-dependent arginine decarboxylase — translated: MSWTTPKRAFIGAAAAEGGTKLNAFDNALLKLGIGNVNLVKLSSVIPAHIEWIDEVHDVPIGMLLPTVYAHIESDEPGMTISAALGIGISEGNEGGLIYEYSGYCTKEEAEEMVRKMVEEGFRQRGWKLAEFKVASASITVKDKPAAAIAAVVMFPY
- the speE gene encoding polyamine aminopropyltransferase, with translation MGFNEKERAFIEWYPRGYGVGFKVKERLFETQTKYQRLELYETEGFGKLLVLDGTVQLVEVGEESYHEPLVHPVMLAHPNPRRVLIIGGGDGGTLREVLRHETVEKATMVEIDDGVVEASYLYLDVAKDLLDRLIKNEEQRAELIIGDGVRYLRETEERFDVIIVDSTDPVGPAKLLFSEEFYREAYERLNDPGIYITQAGSVYLFTNELLDAYKAMKRVFDRVYYFSFPVIGYASPWSFLVGVKGDVDFTRIDLERAKKLELYYYDPERHETLFQMPKYVRDLLEGTQ
- a CDS encoding creatininase family protein, giving the protein MRIEELTWPEFEGIKERVDTVMIPVGSVEAHGRHLPLGTDVFAPVEIAKRVEERLHRLGVEVLIAPPIWYGHTFVLDVYPGTINVAAEALKAYVREIMKEFAAEGFRRIVLLNGHGGNYSPLVLAAEEVAGEFPETEVWLINWWLDFREDILSICSSQGHAGQDETSVMLAIRPELVKMENAQGEKRSSKVRVIKKDIGRELFPDGVNDDPSLATAEKGEAILSVVSEKIARLIAGDT
- a CDS encoding nucleotide-binding protein translates to MAVAELRAVIFYDRDGTRYYRCPRCGMLFRNSKDYTRHVNKSHGHLFKK
- a CDS encoding cell wall-binding repeat-containing protein; its protein translation is MIKRALALALILLVFSSFILPFSSAQQGGGEKPEYDLIIVRNDDMIDYIVALPYAKMLDVPILPVNPKELDPGTIVQLQSYAQFGWNHVLIIGDSQAVSDNVQDELLNMGFIVERIGGAVRTETAAKLALHFYPNGADIVVVASSSDYGSALAAARWAMIYGYPLLLTQEDALSDSTANAIKKLNPELVELMGAGMSKDVQKKIEEMGYQTYWVKENLEIRLPEQPKETNWVLIIAAVILSLAVAIPVSLYYAKKRWAANRVPIEVLTEKERIVVKAILEKGGVIKQEELPELTGYSRPTISRIIQELEKKQLVEREKVGKTFIVKLTKEIILRE
- a CDS encoding metal-dependent hydrolase, whose product is MVKVKFLGHAAFLIEGSRKILIDPFLTGNPAAAAKPEELEADLILITHAHGDHVGDAAAIARRTGAKIVAMYDIANYLVESEGGITTIGMNYGPTEVDGVKIVQVPAWHSSSDGKYSIGSACGYIVELDGVRIYHAGDTYVFRDMELFAELYGPIDVALLPIGGHFTMGVREAAKAVEFLKPRKVVPMHYNTWPPIAADPEEFRKLVGDKAEVVILKPGETLEL
- a CDS encoding acetate--CoA ligase family protein; this encodes MTFDYFFKPKGIAVIGASNDPLKLGYEVFKNLKDYKDGKVYPVNVKDEVVQGVRAYKNVKDIPDEVDLAVVVVPKRFVKQTVIDCGEKGIKGIILITAGFGEVGEEGKREERELVEIAHRYGMRIVGPNCVGIMNTHNSMNATFVTNAKKGDIAFISQSGALGAGIVYKTVKEGIGFSKFVSIGNMADVDFAEFMEYLADTEEDKAIALYIEGLQNGRAFMEIAKRVTKKKPVIVLKAGKSESGARAASSHTGSLAGSYRIYEAAFKQSGVIVADTIDDMLSMARAFTQPLPKGKRVAIMTNAGGPGVLTADEIDKRGLKLADLEKETIEALRSFLPPMAAVKNPVDMIASARGEDYYKTAKLLLEDPNVDMLISICVVPTFAGMTPTEHAEGVVRAVKEVNNSKPVLGLFMAGYVSEPAKEVLEKAGIPSYERPEDVAAAAYALVEFSKARGVLEEEE
- the iorA gene encoding indolepyruvate ferredoxin oxidoreductase subunit alpha; translated protein: MAKVTDMVLWDKPGEKVLLLGNQAIARGALEANIAVYAAYPGTPSSELTDTMAIVAKKAGVYMEYSTNEKVAFETALAAAWSGLRAMTAMKHVGLNVAADTFLSSVGMGVEGGFVIMVADDPSMWSSQNEQDTRVYAKFANVPVLEPSSPHEAKEITKYAFELSEKFKHFVILRTTTRTSHARGDVVLGELPEEIKAGKRKFGKFKKDPNRFVDVPSNARRFHPIILEKIEKIREEFNDMPFNWIEGDENAKVGIIAPGLSYAYVKEALHWLGVENVKILKLGTPFPVPYGLLEKFMDGLEKVLIVEELEPVVEEQVKTWAYDKGLRIPIHGKDLVPRVYEMTTRRAVTAIAKFLGIEMPLNYEELDAKYSKALEIVPPRPPSLCPACPHRNSFYAIKKATRARGIYPSDIGCYTLGLLPPLNAVDTTVAMGGSIGIAHGLEIAQHGSLSEEQRKKEKKVIVATIGDSTFYHTGLPALANAIYNRSNVLIVVLDNLVTAMTGDQPNPSTGQTPHGMGKRIPIEDVAKAMGADFVEVVDPYDIKKTYEVMKKALEVEGVSVVVSRQVCALYKIGQMRRRGEKWPIYYVDEDACTGCKVCINAYGCPAIYWDEEKKQARIEPSMCWGCGGCAQVCPFDAFKPVEEGEE